In Oreochromis aureus strain Israel breed Guangdong linkage group 20, ZZ_aureus, whole genome shotgun sequence, the following are encoded in one genomic region:
- the tfcp2 gene encoding transcription factor CP2, with protein MAWALKLPLTDEVIESGLVQDFDASLSGIGQELGAGAYSMSDVLALPIFKQEESNLPPDSDNKILPFQYVLCAPTSPAVKLHDETLTYLNQGQSYEIRMLDNRKIGELPEITGKMVKSIIRVVFHDRRLQYTEHQQLEGWRWNRPGDRILDLDIPMSVGIIDPRANPTQLNTVEFLWDPSKRTSVFIQVHCISTEFTMRKHGGEKGVPFRIQIDTFKENENEEYTEHLHSASCQVKVFKPKGADRKQKTDREKMEKRAPQEKEKYQPSYETTILTECSPWPEVTYVNNSPSPGFNSTHNSFPVAEGNGSPNHQPEPVVQVADNLLPTATPQDAQQWLHRNRFSPFCRLFTNFSGADLLKLTREDVIQICGPADGIRLFNALKGRVVRPRLTIYVCQESQQAREQHPKHENGDAAASTFFVYHAIYLEELTVTELTEKIAHLFSISPRQINQIFKQGPTGIHVLVSDEMIQNFQDEVCFVLDTMKDDTSDGYHIILK; from the exons ATGGCGTGGGCTCTCAAACTGCCTCTCACGGATGAAGTGATTGAGTCCGGACTGGTCCAGGACTTTGATGCCAGTCTGTCCGGCATTGGCCAGGAACTCGGTGCGGGGGCGTACAGTATGAG CGATGTACTTGCCCTTCCCATTTTCAAACAGGAGGAGTCCAACCTCCCACCTGACAGTGACAACAAGATCCTACCCTTTCAGTATGTTCTGTGTGCACCTACCTCGCCAGCTGTTAAACTGCATGATGAAACACTCACCTACCTCAACCAAG GGCAATCCTATGAAATTAGAATGCTTGACAATCGGAAAATTGGGGAACTTCCAGAAATCACTGGCAAAATGGTGAAG AGCATAATTCGTGTGGTGTTTCATGACCGACGACTTCAATACACAGAGCACCAGCAGCTGGAAGGCTGGCGCTGGAACAGGCCAGGGGATCGCATTCTCGACCTGG ATATCCCGATGTCAGTGGGGATAATTGACCCCAGGGCTAACCCCACTCAGCTTAACACGGTGGAGTTCCTTTGGGACCCATCAAAAAGAACCTCAGTTTTTATCCAG GTTCACTGCATTAGCACAGAATTCACCATGCGGAAGCATGGCGGAGAAAAGGGCGTGCCTTTCCGCATCCAGATTGACACGTTTAAGGAGAATGAGAATGAAGAGTACACGGAACATCTTCACTCTGCCTCCTGCCAGGTCAAAGTCTTCAAG CCTAAAGGTGCAGACAGAAAGCAGAAGACGGACAGGGAGAAGATGGAGAAGAGGGCGCcacaggaaaaggaaaagtaCCAGCCTTCCTATGAAACCACAATCCTGACAGAG TGCTCTCCCTGGCCTGAGGTCACATATGTCAACAACTCCCCATCTCCTGGCTTCAATAGCACCCACAACAGCTTTCCAGTGGCTGAAGG AAACGGGTCACCAAACCACCAGCCTGAGCCTGTTGTTCAGGTGGCAGAT aattTGTTACCAACAGCAACACCACAGGATGCACAACAGTGGCTTCATAGAAACCGCTTCTCCCCTTTCTGTCGACTCTTCACTAACTTCTCAG GGGCAGACCTGTTGAAGCTGACCAGGGAGGATGTTATTCAGATCTGTGGACCAGCTGATGGTATAAGACTTTTCAATGCACTTAAAGGACG GGTGGTACGTCCAAGACTCACCATCTATGTTTGCCAGGAGTCTCAGCAGGCACGGGAACAGCATCCGAAACACGAAAATGGAGATGCTGCTGCCAGCACTTTCTTTG TATATCACGCCATTTACCTGGAGGAACTCACGGTTACAGAACTGACAGAGAAAATTGCTCATCTGTTCAGCATCTCACCCAGGCAGATCAATCAGATCTTTAAACAAGGCCCCACTGGCATCCATGTGCTGGTTAGTGATGAG ATGATTCAGAATTTCCAAGatgaagtttgttttgttttggacacGATGAAAG atGACACAAGTGACGGCTACCATATAATCTTAAAGTGA
- the csrnp2 gene encoding cysteine/serine-rich nuclear protein 2: MEAGSSLSLKRRYEEVDNSSPFSTPKDSDDDISSSDSADSCDSLNPPSSTAFTPTSILRQHKPSPGGKRVRFDLVTVYYFPRRQGFTSVPSQGGSSLGMARHHSSIRHYTLGEFAREQETSHRHTLRQHLRQEKLNARKMKLTRNGTVECAQAELLTLDDVSDEDLDVDGVEVDDCFFLQPLPTKRRRALLRASGITRIDAREKAELRAIRLSREECGCDCRLYCDPRHCGCSQAGIKCQVDRMSFPCGCSRDGCGNVAGRIEFNPLRVRTHYLHTIMKLDVEKRRMLIQGTGDQYAESDPLSSPSSTCPTSPDLSSVAGLDSELEESEVQSVVEVQDLLAEQDILERENETAVLHLQSAEEQERREREEAEGETVQPELSADGLTEQPLCLLPSALGGELPEQAEVPGVEQVLLQGPFPTGATVLCITDNQEESPSDLLKDSSSLLYYQLSPIEPGAFETLPRTEEAEQEEPLVREQDPREDEFAERKQEGGEELKQDKHEDKPLTDVILCSEECVAAVEERPASPQQKIPEEQCQEQSCMKKEVDPLPPEV, from the exons ATGGAGGCAGGTTCGTCCCTCAGCCTCAAACGAAGATATGAAGAGGTGGACAACAGCTCTCCATTCTCTACACCTAAGGACTCTGACGATGACATCTCCAGCAGTGACAGTGCTGACAGCTGTGACAGCCTCAACCCTCCCTCCAGCACTGCATTTACCC CCACCTCTATCCTCAGGCAGCACAAGCCGTCACCAGGGGGGAAACGGGTACGTTTTGATTTGGTGACGGTGTATTACTTCCCTCGGCGGCAGGGCTTCACCAGCGTGCCCAGCCAAGGGGGCAGCTCCCTGGGTATGGCCCGCCACCACTCCTCCATCAGACACTACACACTGGGGGAGTTTGCACGCGAACAGGAAACCAGTCACCGGCACACTTTGCGACAGCACCTGCGCCAGGAGAAGCTGAATGCCCGCAAAATGAAG CTGACAAGGAACGGCACAGTGGAGTGCGCTCAGGCGGAGCTGCTGACTCTGGACGATGTGTCGGATGAGGATCTCGACGTGGACGGCGTGGAAGTGGACGACTGTTTCTTCCTTCAGCCGCTGCCCACCAAACGGCGTCGAGCCCTCCTGCGAGCCTCCGGCATCACCCGCATCGATGCGCGTGAGAAAGCTGAGCTCCGAGCTATCCGCCTCTCTCGGGAGGAATGCGGCTGCGACTGCCGTTTGTACTGTGACCCTCGCCATTGCGGCTGCAGCCAGGCTGGTATTAAGTGCCAG GTGGATCGAATGTCTTTCCCGTGTGGCTGCTCTAGGGATGGCTGCGGCAACGTAGCAGGTCGTATCGAATTCAACCCTCTACGCGTCAGAACTCACTACCTGCACACCATCATGAAGCTGGACGTGGAGAAGAGGAGGATGCTCATACAAGGAACAGGAGACCAGTATGCTGAATCAGACCCACTGTCTTCCCCCTCCTCCACGTGTCCCACTTCACCGGACCTTTCTTCAGTCGCTGGCCTGGACTCGGAGCTGGAGGAGAGCGAGGTGCAGTCAGTCGTGGAGGTTCAGGATCTTCTGGCGGAGCAGGATATACTGGAGAGGGAGAACGAGACAGCCGTGCTGCACCTGCAGAGCGCAGAAgagcaggagaggagggagagggaggaggctgAAGGGGAAACAGTGCAGCCAGAGCTGAGTGCTGATGGGCTCACAGAGCAGCCTCTCTGCCTCCTACCCAGTGCCTTGGGAGGGGAGCTGCCTGAGCAGGCAGAGGTTCCAGGTGTTGAGCAGGTCCTCCTGCAGGGGCCTTTCCCTACAGGGGCTACGGTCTTGTGCATCACTGACAACCAGGAGGAGAGCCCTTCTGACCTCCTCAAAGACTCCTCTTCCCTGCTCTACTATCAACTCAGTCCCATAGAGCCTGGAGCCTTTGAGACGCTGCCCAGAACAGAGGAAGCTGAACAGGAGGAGCCTTTGGTGAGAGAACAAGATCCAAGAGAAGATGAGTTTGCGGAAAGGAAACaagaaggaggagaggagctGAAGCAAGATAAGCATGAAGACAAGCCTTTGACCGATGTTATTCTGTGCTCAGAGGAATGCGTGGCAGCAGTGGAGGAGAGGCCTGCGAGTCCTCAGCAGAAGATCCCGGAAGAACAGTGCCAAGAGCAGTCGTGCATGAAGAAAGAAGTAGATCCACTGCCTCCTGAAGTTTAG
- the pou6f1 gene encoding POU domain, class 6, transcription factor 1 isoform X3: MSGHETIRVLEVEVDASSASSAADGKGECKTDEGVAEAGEQPDASSTQDSPTVPQSTGGGVVLGEQQVVSVEPPAPMVQTLTPAVPISVSLPQHQAAMPITVQGCPQVLTQESLATLMTGMMAQTGSLGQPLLIPLSMPGSIGGQGGLAVLTLPTTNVATLPGLTAANPAGNLLKLPFAGFQAATVLNSVQPQLQANAQAVFQSQSAPIQQVQAAMQQVTPQAPQVTSAQITVAQVGTAQTTTATNTISPSNLSVAALQTAGLSINPAIINAASLGAQPQFLSSLTSTPIINSAMSSMAGITSQIITNAQGQVIGTLPLLVNPASLAGGAATPTLPLQGLQVQAVAPQLLFNTQGQIIATVGNGPAAVATSAAVLPKTTAPPTLTKPSTQASVTTVTQSPVVIAPQPTVLKTATTLSSTVPITCGETAKVGQLVSKPQQAVSTEEGINLEEIREFAKNFKIRRLSLGLTQTQVGQALTATEGPAYSQSAICRFEKLDITPKSAQKLKPVLEKWLAEAEHWNQKGQQNLMEFVGGEPSKKRKRRTSFTPQAIEVLNSYFEKNALPTGQEITEIARELNYDREVVRVWFCNRRQTLKNTSKINVFQVQ, encoded by the exons ATGTCTGGCCATGAAACCATTCGAGTGCTAGAAGTAGAAGTCGATGCGTCTTCAGCCTCTTCAGCAGCTGATGGGAAGGGCGAATGCAAAACTGATGAGGGAGTGGCTGAAGCTGGAGAGCAACCTGATGCCAGCAGCACCCAGGACAGCCCCACAGTGCCCCAGAGCACAGGGGGTGGTGTAG TGCTGGGTGAGCAGCAGGTGGTGTCTGTGGAGCCTCCAGCTCCTATGGTCCAAACTCTGACCCCTGCTGTTCCCATCAGCGTGTCTCTGCCCCAGCACCAGGCTGCCATGCCCATCACCGTGCAAGGCTGTCCACAG GTGCTGACCCAGGAAAGTCTGGCCACTCTGATGACGGGTATGATGGCACAGACGGGGTCACTGGGTCAGCCGCTGCTCATTCCTCTCAGTATGCCGGGCTCCATCGGCGGCCAGGGCGGTTTGGCTGTTCTCACTCTTCCTACCACCAATGTAGCTACTCTCCCTGGTCTCACAGCGGCTAACCCAGCTGGAAATCTCCTCAAACTGCCCTTTGCTGGCTTTCAAG CTGCAACCGTCCTGAACTCAGTCCAGCCTCAGCTGCAAGCCAATGCACAGGCGGTGTTCCAGTCTCAGTCAGCACCCATTCAGCAGGTGCAAGCAGCCATGCAGCAGGTGACACCTCAGGCACCCCAGGTAACCAGTGCACAGATTACTGTTGCTCAGGTGGGAACAGCCCAGACGACCACTGCCACCAACACCATCTCTCCATCCAACTTGTCAGTGGCAGCCCTTCAGACTGCAGGACTCTCCATTAACCCCGCTATT ATCAATGCTGCTTCCTTGGGAGCGCAACCGCAGTTCCTCAGTTCCCTTACGTCCACTCCCATCATTAACAGTGCCATGTCCAGCATGGCTGGAATCACCAGTCAGATCATCACAAATGCCCAGGGACAG GTCATAGGGACACTCCCACTTTTAGTGAACCCAGCCTCTCTGGCTGGAGGAGCTGCAACTCCCACACTTCCGCTCCAGGGTCTCCAGGTCCAGGCTGTGGCCCCACAGCTGCTTTttaacacacagggacaaatCATTGCCACTGTAGGGAATGGTCCTGCTGCAGTCGCAACTTCTGCAGCAGTTCTACCTAAAACCACAGCTCCTCCAACACTTACCAAACCTAGCACACAG GCTTCAGTAACAACTGTCACCCAGTCACCGGTTGTCATTGCCCCACAGCCGACTGTACTAAAGACCGCCACCACACTCTCCTCCACAGTTCCCATCACCTGTGGAGAGACAGCAAAAGTGGGCCAGCTTGTCAGCA AACCCCAGCAGGCAGTCAGCACAGAGGAGGGCATTAATCTGGAGGAAATTCGAGAGTTTGCCAAGAATTTCAAGATCCGTCGGCTGTCCTTGGGGCTTACTCAGACACAAGTAGGGCAGGCTCTTACTGCAACTGAGGGTCCAGCTTACAGCCAGTCTGCCATTTGCAG gtttgaAAAGCTGGATATCACCCCTAAAAGCGCTCAGAAGCTAAAGCCTGTGTTGGAAAAGTGGCTGGCTGAAGCCGAGCACTGGAACCAGAAAGGCCAGCAAAATCTGATGGAGTTTGTCGGTGGGGAACCTTCCAAAAAACGCAAGAGGCGTACTAGTTTCACACCTCAGGCAATAGAAGTCCTCAACTCCTACTTTGAGAAGAATGCTCTGCCAACAGGGCAGGAGATTACAGAGATTGCAAGAGAGCTAAACTATGACCGAGAGGTTGTGCGTGTATGGTTCTGCAACCGGAGACAGACACTGAAAAACACAAGCAAGATCAACGTTTTCCAGGTTCAGTAG
- the dazap2 gene encoding DAZ-associated protein 2 gives MNNKGSYPQQAVYPQQSTAPVYPPAMQMSPQAPPYTDTPPAYSEIYQPRYVLPPQVPGQVPQMSSPYPGAQVYMHMQPHMSVGPVGQNVPMAYYPMGAVYPPGSTVMVESGYDAGARFTAGSSVSIPPPPPGHPPNAAQLAAMQGANVVMTQRKNNFFMGGSSGGYTIW, from the exons ATGAACAACAAAG GTTCATATCCACAGCAGGCTGTGTACCCTCAGCAGAGCACTGCACCTGTATACCCTCCTGCTATGCAAATGTCTCCTCAGGCACCACCTTACACAGATACACCACCTGCATATTCTGAG ATCTACCAGCCCAGATATGTGCTTCCACCTCAGGTGCCTGGTCAGGTGCCTCAGATGTCCTCTCCCTATCCTGGTGCTCAGGTGTATATGCACATGCAGCCACATATGTCAGTTGGGCCAGTGGGCCAGAATGTCCCCATGGCTTATTATCCAATGGGAGCCGTCTACCCGCCTGGTTCAACTGTAATGGTGGAGAGCGGCTATGATGCTGGTGCTCGCTTCACAGCCGGCAGCAGTGTTTCCATCCCA CCCCCACCTCCTGGACACCCCCCTAATGCCGCTCAGCTGGCTGCCATGCAAGGTGCCAATGTTGTAATGACACAGCGCAAGAATAACTTCTTCATGGGTGGATCCAGTGGAGGTTATACCATCTGGTaa
- the pou6f1 gene encoding POU domain, class 6, transcription factor 1 isoform X1: MLPHFLNHFFSFLFTQNARKTVIVVVQQAMNSQDLPAKDAPLTVNEQVIVMSGHETIRVLEVEVDASSASSAADGKGECKTDEGVAEAGEQPDASSTQDSPTVPQSTGGGVVLGEQQVVSVEPPAPMVQTLTPAVPISVSLPQHQAAMPITVQGCPQVLTQESLATLMTGMMAQTGSLGQPLLIPLSMPGSIGGQGGLAVLTLPTTNVATLPGLTAANPAGNLLKLPFAGFQAATVLNSVQPQLQANAQAVFQSQSAPIQQVQAAMQQVTPQAPQVTSAQITVAQVGTAQTTTATNTISPSNLSVAALQTAGLSINPAIINAASLGAQPQFLSSLTSTPIINSAMSSMAGITSQIITNAQGQVIGTLPLLVNPASLAGGAATPTLPLQGLQVQAVAPQLLFNTQGQIIATVGNGPAAVATSAAVLPKTTAPPTLTKPSTQASVTTVTQSPVVIAPQPTVLKTATTLSSTVPITCGETAKVGQLVSKPQQAVSTEEGINLEEIREFAKNFKIRRLSLGLTQTQVGQALTATEGPAYSQSAICRFEKLDITPKSAQKLKPVLEKWLAEAEHWNQKGQQNLMEFVGGEPSKKRKRRTSFTPQAIEVLNSYFEKNALPTGQEITEIARELNYDREVVRVWFCNRRQTLKNTSKINVFQVQ, encoded by the exons ATGCTtccacattttttaaatcactttttttcatttttgtttaccCAGAATGCCAGGAAGACAGTGATTGTGGTGGTGCAGCAAGCCATGAACTCCCAGGATCTGCCTGCCAAAGATGCCCCACTTACTGTCAATGAGCAG GTCATTGTGATGTCTGGCCATGAAACCATTCGAGTGCTAGAAGTAGAAGTCGATGCGTCTTCAGCCTCTTCAGCAGCTGATGGGAAGGGCGAATGCAAAACTGATGAGGGAGTGGCTGAAGCTGGAGAGCAACCTGATGCCAGCAGCACCCAGGACAGCCCCACAGTGCCCCAGAGCACAGGGGGTGGTGTAG TGCTGGGTGAGCAGCAGGTGGTGTCTGTGGAGCCTCCAGCTCCTATGGTCCAAACTCTGACCCCTGCTGTTCCCATCAGCGTGTCTCTGCCCCAGCACCAGGCTGCCATGCCCATCACCGTGCAAGGCTGTCCACAG GTGCTGACCCAGGAAAGTCTGGCCACTCTGATGACGGGTATGATGGCACAGACGGGGTCACTGGGTCAGCCGCTGCTCATTCCTCTCAGTATGCCGGGCTCCATCGGCGGCCAGGGCGGTTTGGCTGTTCTCACTCTTCCTACCACCAATGTAGCTACTCTCCCTGGTCTCACAGCGGCTAACCCAGCTGGAAATCTCCTCAAACTGCCCTTTGCTGGCTTTCAAG CTGCAACCGTCCTGAACTCAGTCCAGCCTCAGCTGCAAGCCAATGCACAGGCGGTGTTCCAGTCTCAGTCAGCACCCATTCAGCAGGTGCAAGCAGCCATGCAGCAGGTGACACCTCAGGCACCCCAGGTAACCAGTGCACAGATTACTGTTGCTCAGGTGGGAACAGCCCAGACGACCACTGCCACCAACACCATCTCTCCATCCAACTTGTCAGTGGCAGCCCTTCAGACTGCAGGACTCTCCATTAACCCCGCTATT ATCAATGCTGCTTCCTTGGGAGCGCAACCGCAGTTCCTCAGTTCCCTTACGTCCACTCCCATCATTAACAGTGCCATGTCCAGCATGGCTGGAATCACCAGTCAGATCATCACAAATGCCCAGGGACAG GTCATAGGGACACTCCCACTTTTAGTGAACCCAGCCTCTCTGGCTGGAGGAGCTGCAACTCCCACACTTCCGCTCCAGGGTCTCCAGGTCCAGGCTGTGGCCCCACAGCTGCTTTttaacacacagggacaaatCATTGCCACTGTAGGGAATGGTCCTGCTGCAGTCGCAACTTCTGCAGCAGTTCTACCTAAAACCACAGCTCCTCCAACACTTACCAAACCTAGCACACAG GCTTCAGTAACAACTGTCACCCAGTCACCGGTTGTCATTGCCCCACAGCCGACTGTACTAAAGACCGCCACCACACTCTCCTCCACAGTTCCCATCACCTGTGGAGAGACAGCAAAAGTGGGCCAGCTTGTCAGCA AACCCCAGCAGGCAGTCAGCACAGAGGAGGGCATTAATCTGGAGGAAATTCGAGAGTTTGCCAAGAATTTCAAGATCCGTCGGCTGTCCTTGGGGCTTACTCAGACACAAGTAGGGCAGGCTCTTACTGCAACTGAGGGTCCAGCTTACAGCCAGTCTGCCATTTGCAG gtttgaAAAGCTGGATATCACCCCTAAAAGCGCTCAGAAGCTAAAGCCTGTGTTGGAAAAGTGGCTGGCTGAAGCCGAGCACTGGAACCAGAAAGGCCAGCAAAATCTGATGGAGTTTGTCGGTGGGGAACCTTCCAAAAAACGCAAGAGGCGTACTAGTTTCACACCTCAGGCAATAGAAGTCCTCAACTCCTACTTTGAGAAGAATGCTCTGCCAACAGGGCAGGAGATTACAGAGATTGCAAGAGAGCTAAACTATGACCGAGAGGTTGTGCGTGTATGGTTCTGCAACCGGAGACAGACACTGAAAAACACAAGCAAGATCAACGTTTTCCAGGTTCAGTAG
- the pou6f1 gene encoding POU domain, class 6, transcription factor 1 isoform X2 codes for MNSQDLPAKDAPLTVNEQVIVMSGHETIRVLEVEVDASSASSAADGKGECKTDEGVAEAGEQPDASSTQDSPTVPQSTGGGVVLGEQQVVSVEPPAPMVQTLTPAVPISVSLPQHQAAMPITVQGCPQVLTQESLATLMTGMMAQTGSLGQPLLIPLSMPGSIGGQGGLAVLTLPTTNVATLPGLTAANPAGNLLKLPFAGFQAATVLNSVQPQLQANAQAVFQSQSAPIQQVQAAMQQVTPQAPQVTSAQITVAQVGTAQTTTATNTISPSNLSVAALQTAGLSINPAIINAASLGAQPQFLSSLTSTPIINSAMSSMAGITSQIITNAQGQVIGTLPLLVNPASLAGGAATPTLPLQGLQVQAVAPQLLFNTQGQIIATVGNGPAAVATSAAVLPKTTAPPTLTKPSTQASVTTVTQSPVVIAPQPTVLKTATTLSSTVPITCGETAKVGQLVSKPQQAVSTEEGINLEEIREFAKNFKIRRLSLGLTQTQVGQALTATEGPAYSQSAICRFEKLDITPKSAQKLKPVLEKWLAEAEHWNQKGQQNLMEFVGGEPSKKRKRRTSFTPQAIEVLNSYFEKNALPTGQEITEIARELNYDREVVRVWFCNRRQTLKNTSKINVFQVQ; via the exons ATGAACTCCCAGGATCTGCCTGCCAAAGATGCCCCACTTACTGTCAATGAGCAG GTCATTGTGATGTCTGGCCATGAAACCATTCGAGTGCTAGAAGTAGAAGTCGATGCGTCTTCAGCCTCTTCAGCAGCTGATGGGAAGGGCGAATGCAAAACTGATGAGGGAGTGGCTGAAGCTGGAGAGCAACCTGATGCCAGCAGCACCCAGGACAGCCCCACAGTGCCCCAGAGCACAGGGGGTGGTGTAG TGCTGGGTGAGCAGCAGGTGGTGTCTGTGGAGCCTCCAGCTCCTATGGTCCAAACTCTGACCCCTGCTGTTCCCATCAGCGTGTCTCTGCCCCAGCACCAGGCTGCCATGCCCATCACCGTGCAAGGCTGTCCACAG GTGCTGACCCAGGAAAGTCTGGCCACTCTGATGACGGGTATGATGGCACAGACGGGGTCACTGGGTCAGCCGCTGCTCATTCCTCTCAGTATGCCGGGCTCCATCGGCGGCCAGGGCGGTTTGGCTGTTCTCACTCTTCCTACCACCAATGTAGCTACTCTCCCTGGTCTCACAGCGGCTAACCCAGCTGGAAATCTCCTCAAACTGCCCTTTGCTGGCTTTCAAG CTGCAACCGTCCTGAACTCAGTCCAGCCTCAGCTGCAAGCCAATGCACAGGCGGTGTTCCAGTCTCAGTCAGCACCCATTCAGCAGGTGCAAGCAGCCATGCAGCAGGTGACACCTCAGGCACCCCAGGTAACCAGTGCACAGATTACTGTTGCTCAGGTGGGAACAGCCCAGACGACCACTGCCACCAACACCATCTCTCCATCCAACTTGTCAGTGGCAGCCCTTCAGACTGCAGGACTCTCCATTAACCCCGCTATT ATCAATGCTGCTTCCTTGGGAGCGCAACCGCAGTTCCTCAGTTCCCTTACGTCCACTCCCATCATTAACAGTGCCATGTCCAGCATGGCTGGAATCACCAGTCAGATCATCACAAATGCCCAGGGACAG GTCATAGGGACACTCCCACTTTTAGTGAACCCAGCCTCTCTGGCTGGAGGAGCTGCAACTCCCACACTTCCGCTCCAGGGTCTCCAGGTCCAGGCTGTGGCCCCACAGCTGCTTTttaacacacagggacaaatCATTGCCACTGTAGGGAATGGTCCTGCTGCAGTCGCAACTTCTGCAGCAGTTCTACCTAAAACCACAGCTCCTCCAACACTTACCAAACCTAGCACACAG GCTTCAGTAACAACTGTCACCCAGTCACCGGTTGTCATTGCCCCACAGCCGACTGTACTAAAGACCGCCACCACACTCTCCTCCACAGTTCCCATCACCTGTGGAGAGACAGCAAAAGTGGGCCAGCTTGTCAGCA AACCCCAGCAGGCAGTCAGCACAGAGGAGGGCATTAATCTGGAGGAAATTCGAGAGTTTGCCAAGAATTTCAAGATCCGTCGGCTGTCCTTGGGGCTTACTCAGACACAAGTAGGGCAGGCTCTTACTGCAACTGAGGGTCCAGCTTACAGCCAGTCTGCCATTTGCAG gtttgaAAAGCTGGATATCACCCCTAAAAGCGCTCAGAAGCTAAAGCCTGTGTTGGAAAAGTGGCTGGCTGAAGCCGAGCACTGGAACCAGAAAGGCCAGCAAAATCTGATGGAGTTTGTCGGTGGGGAACCTTCCAAAAAACGCAAGAGGCGTACTAGTTTCACACCTCAGGCAATAGAAGTCCTCAACTCCTACTTTGAGAAGAATGCTCTGCCAACAGGGCAGGAGATTACAGAGATTGCAAGAGAGCTAAACTATGACCGAGAGGTTGTGCGTGTATGGTTCTGCAACCGGAGACAGACACTGAAAAACACAAGCAAGATCAACGTTTTCCAGGTTCAGTAG